One window of Acropora palmata chromosome 1, jaAcrPala1.3, whole genome shotgun sequence genomic DNA carries:
- the LOC141858962 gene encoding uncharacterized protein LOC141858962 isoform X1 — MGSSFATSVLWFALVSFFWTADSSPEMQGVFQNLGNKKTQRFPVYETVKGFDVFLRFSASKCTGQLVEITSRDNKEFLRIALLEVGPIRFSFNTYRGRGQLEFGMPKKGSFCDGKRHVLALNIYRGVVFYYVDRSSPARFYVSRLAAPFSSPDKIVLGRGLEGCVSGATVINRLSKTEEHRIMSSGECALRAETTLRPTTVPTTSRPDLTSIVMARKVAASQKHSPNPKCEPLPFEACKGLSYSHTQFPNILKHKTSSNAETELTTLLSKLQPKCSLNLIPFLCHLFFPPCPVPQIPTPPCRSLCKSVVEDCSLLGVKDTWSRYVSCEHFPQVDDDKEECFLGDKKVAARRTTVIKGSTGKNHNHTETTSILALKRLQGKHARFPKLVLPMTASVNTIKTEGKGIEKTPSKEVKGTWTKSASPSKTIPPSTISAETRMNEHLTNAAQSLEKAQSYSQKATSVTKPVLSSKVSAVTSINDATSLPNLAKEYSTKHVPLSESVQHTTASTDTTVNEQQRIVSNHNHGSTSKPLEPSTIQINSTRTTGQPGTESVNENVTTTGFRPENMTTHSRSLFEAGKCGKLLGSSEGQLTSPGYPGEYPPSTTCKWLISLSQDYQEIRFTFNSVFLEEDRNCVYDYIAVYDVLENQVGERYCGSITRPINKHVRGNVAVVIFRSDSTNNKKGFSLSYKASKSRTPPEINT, encoded by the exons ATGG GATCATCATTTGCAACATCTGTTTTATGGTTTGCACTAGTGAGCTTCTTTTGGACTGCTGACAGCTCTCCAG AAATGCAAGGTGTATTTCAGAACTTgggaaacaagaaaacacaacGATTTCCAGTTTACGAAACAGTCAAAGGTTTTGATGTCTTCTTGAGGTTCTCTGCGTCAAAATGCACAGGGCAACTTGTAGAGATAACTAGCAGAGATAACAAGGAATTCTTGAGAATTGCGCTCCTTGAAGTTGGTCCCATTCGTTTCTCATTCAATACCTACCGTGGTAGGGGACAGTTGGAATTTGGTATGCCAAAGAAAGGCAGCTTCTGTGACGGAAAAAGGCATGTTTTAGCGTTAAACATATATCGAGGCGTCGTTTTTTATTACGTGGATCGGTCGTCACCGGCGAGATTCTACGTCTCAAGATTAGCGGCACCTTTTTCGAGCCCAGACAAGATTGTTCTGGGTAGAGGCCTCGAGGGATGCGTGTCAGGTGCTACTGTGATCAACCGATTAAGCAAGACAGAAGAGCACCGAATTATGTCATCCGGTGAATGTGCTCTCAGAG CAGAAACTACTCTGCGACCCACCACTGTTCCGACTACCTCAAGGCCAGACTTGACCTCTATCGTGATGGCAAGAAAGGTAGCAGCTTCGCAGAAGCACTCGCCCAATCCAAAATGCGAACCATTGCCATTCGAGGCTTGTAAAGGTCTTAGCTACAGTCATACCCAGTTTCCCAATATACTCAAACACAAGACATCTTCCAACGCCGAAACTGAACTAACCACGCTTCTATCAAAGCTACAACCCAAGTGCTCTCTTAATCTCATTCCATTTTTGTGCCATTTGTTCTTTCCTCCATGTCCTGTACCCCAGATCCCCACTCCACCTTGTCGGTCCCTCTGTAAGAGTGTGGTCGAGGACTGTTCTCTGCTTGGCGTCAAGGACACATGGTCCCGATATGTGAGCTGTGAACATTTCCCACAGGTCGACGATGATaaggaagagtgttttttGGGCGACAAGAAAGTCGCTGCGAGGAGAACCACCGTGATAAAGGGGTCGACTGGGAAGAATCATAACCACACGGAAACTACCTCGATACTGGCGTTAAAGAGACTACAAGGAAAACACGCTCGATTTCCGAAACTAGTGCTCCCGATGACAGCGTCGGTTAACACGATAAAAACCGAAGGTAAAGGAATCGAAAAAACTCCTTCAAAAGAAGTAAAAGGCACCTGGACAAAATCTGCTTCTCCATCGAAAACAATACCTCCCTCGACAATTTCTGCCGAAACAAGAATGAATGAGCACCTTACAAATGCCGCACAGTCCCTGGAAAAGGCACAAAGCTACTCACAGAAAGCTACTTCTGTCACAAAACCAGTTCTCTCCTCAAAAGTTTCTGCTGTGACATCAATAAATGATGCGACGAGTCTCCCGAACCTGGCAAAGGAGTACTCGACGAAACACGTACCTTTGTCAGAATCAGTGCAGCACACAACAGCTTCAACAGACACAACTGTAAACGAGCAACAAAGAATTGTATCGAATCATAATCATGGCTCAACTTCAAAACCACTGGAACCATCAACAATTCAGATTAACAGCACAAGAACAACAGGGCAACCAGGAACTGAATCAGTGAACGAAAATGTCACCACAACGGGATTCCGACCCGAAAACATGACGACCCATTCGCGTTCATTGTTTGAAGCAG GGAAATGCGGCAAATTGCTGGGGTCCTCAGAGGGGCAACTCACATCACCTGGTTACCCTGGTGAATATCCCCCAAGCACAACATGTAAATGGCTGATTTCATTATCCCAAGATTATCAAGAGATCAGATTTACCTTCAACAGTGTGTTCCTCGAGGAGGATCGAAATTGCGT gtACGATTACATCGCTGTCTATGACGTGTTGGAGAACCAAGTTGGTGAGCGATATTGCGGTTCCATCACGAGACCCATCAATAAACATGTCAGAGGCAATGTTGCGGTGGTGATCTTCCGCTCAGACTCCACGAACAATAAAAAGGGATTCAGTCTTTCTTACAAAGCAAGCAAAAGCCGCACTCCACCCGAAATAAACACGTAA
- the LOC141858962 gene encoding uncharacterized protein LOC141858962 isoform X2: MGSSFATSVLWFALVSFFWTADSSPEMQGVFQNLGNKKTQRFPVYETVKGFDVFLRFSASKCTGQLVEITSRDNKEFLRIALLEVGPIRFSFNTYRGRGQLEFGMPKKGSFCDGKRHVLALNIYRGVVFYYVDRSSPARFYVSRLAAPFSSPDKIVLGRGLEGCVSGATVINRLSKTEEHRIMSSGECALRETTLRPTTVPTTSRPDLTSIVMARKVAASQKHSPNPKCEPLPFEACKGLSYSHTQFPNILKHKTSSNAETELTTLLSKLQPKCSLNLIPFLCHLFFPPCPVPQIPTPPCRSLCKSVVEDCSLLGVKDTWSRYVSCEHFPQVDDDKEECFLGDKKVAARRTTVIKGSTGKNHNHTETTSILALKRLQGKHARFPKLVLPMTASVNTIKTEGKGIEKTPSKEVKGTWTKSASPSKTIPPSTISAETRMNEHLTNAAQSLEKAQSYSQKATSVTKPVLSSKVSAVTSINDATSLPNLAKEYSTKHVPLSESVQHTTASTDTTVNEQQRIVSNHNHGSTSKPLEPSTIQINSTRTTGQPGTESVNENVTTTGFRPENMTTHSRSLFEAGKCGKLLGSSEGQLTSPGYPGEYPPSTTCKWLISLSQDYQEIRFTFNSVFLEEDRNCVYDYIAVYDVLENQVGERYCGSITRPINKHVRGNVAVVIFRSDSTNNKKGFSLSYKASKSRTPPEINT; this comes from the exons ATGG GATCATCATTTGCAACATCTGTTTTATGGTTTGCACTAGTGAGCTTCTTTTGGACTGCTGACAGCTCTCCAG AAATGCAAGGTGTATTTCAGAACTTgggaaacaagaaaacacaacGATTTCCAGTTTACGAAACAGTCAAAGGTTTTGATGTCTTCTTGAGGTTCTCTGCGTCAAAATGCACAGGGCAACTTGTAGAGATAACTAGCAGAGATAACAAGGAATTCTTGAGAATTGCGCTCCTTGAAGTTGGTCCCATTCGTTTCTCATTCAATACCTACCGTGGTAGGGGACAGTTGGAATTTGGTATGCCAAAGAAAGGCAGCTTCTGTGACGGAAAAAGGCATGTTTTAGCGTTAAACATATATCGAGGCGTCGTTTTTTATTACGTGGATCGGTCGTCACCGGCGAGATTCTACGTCTCAAGATTAGCGGCACCTTTTTCGAGCCCAGACAAGATTGTTCTGGGTAGAGGCCTCGAGGGATGCGTGTCAGGTGCTACTGTGATCAACCGATTAAGCAAGACAGAAGAGCACCGAATTATGTCATCCGGTGAATGTGCTCTCAGAG AAACTACTCTGCGACCCACCACTGTTCCGACTACCTCAAGGCCAGACTTGACCTCTATCGTGATGGCAAGAAAGGTAGCAGCTTCGCAGAAGCACTCGCCCAATCCAAAATGCGAACCATTGCCATTCGAGGCTTGTAAAGGTCTTAGCTACAGTCATACCCAGTTTCCCAATATACTCAAACACAAGACATCTTCCAACGCCGAAACTGAACTAACCACGCTTCTATCAAAGCTACAACCCAAGTGCTCTCTTAATCTCATTCCATTTTTGTGCCATTTGTTCTTTCCTCCATGTCCTGTACCCCAGATCCCCACTCCACCTTGTCGGTCCCTCTGTAAGAGTGTGGTCGAGGACTGTTCTCTGCTTGGCGTCAAGGACACATGGTCCCGATATGTGAGCTGTGAACATTTCCCACAGGTCGACGATGATaaggaagagtgttttttGGGCGACAAGAAAGTCGCTGCGAGGAGAACCACCGTGATAAAGGGGTCGACTGGGAAGAATCATAACCACACGGAAACTACCTCGATACTGGCGTTAAAGAGACTACAAGGAAAACACGCTCGATTTCCGAAACTAGTGCTCCCGATGACAGCGTCGGTTAACACGATAAAAACCGAAGGTAAAGGAATCGAAAAAACTCCTTCAAAAGAAGTAAAAGGCACCTGGACAAAATCTGCTTCTCCATCGAAAACAATACCTCCCTCGACAATTTCTGCCGAAACAAGAATGAATGAGCACCTTACAAATGCCGCACAGTCCCTGGAAAAGGCACAAAGCTACTCACAGAAAGCTACTTCTGTCACAAAACCAGTTCTCTCCTCAAAAGTTTCTGCTGTGACATCAATAAATGATGCGACGAGTCTCCCGAACCTGGCAAAGGAGTACTCGACGAAACACGTACCTTTGTCAGAATCAGTGCAGCACACAACAGCTTCAACAGACACAACTGTAAACGAGCAACAAAGAATTGTATCGAATCATAATCATGGCTCAACTTCAAAACCACTGGAACCATCAACAATTCAGATTAACAGCACAAGAACAACAGGGCAACCAGGAACTGAATCAGTGAACGAAAATGTCACCACAACGGGATTCCGACCCGAAAACATGACGACCCATTCGCGTTCATTGTTTGAAGCAG GGAAATGCGGCAAATTGCTGGGGTCCTCAGAGGGGCAACTCACATCACCTGGTTACCCTGGTGAATATCCCCCAAGCACAACATGTAAATGGCTGATTTCATTATCCCAAGATTATCAAGAGATCAGATTTACCTTCAACAGTGTGTTCCTCGAGGAGGATCGAAATTGCGT gtACGATTACATCGCTGTCTATGACGTGTTGGAGAACCAAGTTGGTGAGCGATATTGCGGTTCCATCACGAGACCCATCAATAAACATGTCAGAGGCAATGTTGCGGTGGTGATCTTCCGCTCAGACTCCACGAACAATAAAAAGGGATTCAGTCTTTCTTACAAAGCAAGCAAAAGCCGCACTCCACCCGAAATAAACACGTAA
- the LOC141858951 gene encoding coiled-coil domain-containing protein 87-like → MSRTERLYQLERPPFSSREFHAKFTNLVGPVTLFEAEDDADVGNDNPEIERPLTPIEEAVKCPPLSFNAFAKLVRPRLLPREGIAGLSADDQQQLIEILMSELNDIWREVHRGPPDPFLTSQQNKELQRRLTIEIVVITQGLFAKYLNKAVKLNHRGVFSGPANLSRLKTQLASEASKCLNVSSLKRDLAADMKHPGDASTVSSKFSFSKPFQVGASSKQQYTALVTRQEEDKKGNKNLSRAEKQKLWLDHELTDLQKKMPHAELPASLHLTLPMNVTLTKKAQQDFDDSFSDEEIPVAGNMDEARYSYLLQRYASLPDLFSRDVVLEELGVLREDLQEHVKKRTQSETKLTDDVRFQECIVNETTGEKSRSEDNASQDLMRLLMPSRHAKTRESLQDEEENDDLPPLLQALARHSTTKKEKDQRREGRLVRDDESKSKDEDDDAASVTSKIHSTEASSVANDPTILDENITEFTGEEHPQPAVVSLRLPDKSVVRTSDVRVSNRVNKESLTLRKYSTVYNDLTGEIDAPTVKWLDRNLFIGEEIREVYEEITKTIGTNHLLFDEDAYVEKSPTTVDVTLSTSSTSLRKPRIERIINKKLKTGSPPPWGHDTAENWRNSPKFGGLGREDILQAKLKKGEDGTQGSKSYNSWLAWWRSTITTDDFLKYLSTQENDFMSLLFHLYDSDNEDDNDEDGDEARPDTVQMALMREREKKLAELRSLKSDFKPGVWNVNAVLLGGLGKEPEVDDNELLANINDASSTTSSRLALGVAAGLPASAGTSLYSLASVETRASQSQRLERSQGASLAAGEKIQASRSVSALAEMASTSEIGSLSAQDRLERIWTLLYMPDAQRLDMAIKYSAEPYSTKLLDSLVVWEIATEAVLERESLMTKIEDFERTASDPNRFFVKGTTGSSVERIRESRTRESFNKRMSKIESHVRRAVRDVRLQFDDTVTFQGRPYLEKMNRDRTEMFYWLQQERRQQALDRELVKMRELTLKTPDLPPIQAHAIL, encoded by the exons GAAGCAGTGAAATGTCCTCCATTGTCATTCAATGCATTTGCCAAGCTTGTACGTCCCAGACTGTTACCAAGAGAAGGAATAGCTGGTCTTTCTGCAGATGACCAGCAGCAATTG ATTGAAATTCTCATGAGTGAGCTAAACGACATTTGGCGAGAGGTTCACCGTGGTCCGCCAGATCCTTTTTTG ACAtctcaacaaaacaaagagcTACAAAg ACGGTTAACAATAGAGATTGTGGTCATCACTCAAGGACTCTTTGCCAAGTACTTGAACAAAGCTGTCA AGCTTAACCACAGAGGAGTGTTTAGTGGTCCAGCAAACCTAAGTCGTCTAAAGACACAGCTTGCTTCGGAAGCAAGTAAATG TCTCAATGTATCGAGCCTTAAACGTGACTTAGCGGCAGATATGAAGCATCCCGGAGATGCAAGTACAGTCTCCAGTAAATTCTCTTTTTCTAAACCATTTCAAGTTGGTGCATCTTCCAAACAGCAATATACAGCATTGGTG ACGAGACAAGAGgaagacaagaaaggaaataaaaatttaagcAGAGCAGAGAAACAGAAGCTGTGGCTTGATCATGAATTGACTGAT CTTCAGAAAAAGATGCCTCACGCAGAATTACCCGCCTCTCTTCATTTGACTCTTCCAATGAATGTTACATTGACCAAGAAAGCGCAACAAG attttgaTGATTCATTTTCGGATGAAGAAATTCCCGTAGCAGG gAATATGGATGAAGCAAGATATTCCTACCTTCTTCAG AGATACGCATCGTTACCAGATTTATTTTCAAGGGATGTCGTGCTTGAAGAACTTGGAGTGTTACGAGAAGACCTGCAAG AACATGTTAAGAAGAGGACTCAAAGTGAAACGAAGCTTACG GATGATGTGAGGTTTCAAGAATGCATAGTCAACGAAACGACTGGTGAAAA GTCAAGAAGTGAAGACAACGCCTCTCAGGATCTGATGAGACTTCTAATGCCATCAAGACATGCAAAGACACGG GAAAGTCTTcaagatgaagaagaaaacgaTGATCTGCCGCCATTGTTACAG GCACTCGCTCGTCACAGCACcaccaagaaagaaaaagatcagAGAAGGGAAGGAAGACTTGTAAGGGATGATgaatcaaaatcaaaagatgaagatgatgatgcgGCCAGCGTCACTTCAAAGATCCATTCAACAGAAGCATCTTCAGTTGCAAACGATCCCACTATATTGGATGAAAA TATTACAGAATTCACAGGTGAAGAG CATCCGCAACCGGCTGTTGTATCTTTGCGTCTTCCCGACAAG TCTGTAGTGAGGACATCAGATGTTCGTGTGTCAAACAGAGTAAACAAAGAATCTCTTACACTTAGAAAATACTCCACAGTCTATAATGATCTTACAGGCGAG ATTGACGCTCCTACAGTCAAGTGGCTGGATAGAAATCTGTTTATTGGCGAGGAAATTAGAGAAGTTTATGAAGAAATTACCAAGACTATAGGAACCAATCACTTATTGTTTGATGAG GATGCTTACGTAGAGAAAAGCCCGACGACAGTAGATGTCACTCTTTCTACTTCGTCTACTTCGCTTCGCAAGCCTCGAATTGAAcgaattattaataaaaagCTGAAGACTGGTTCTCCACCCCCTTGGGGACACGACACTGCAGAAAACTGGCGAAACAG CCCAAAGTTTGGTGGTCTTGGTAGAGAGGATATATTGCAG GCAAAACTGAAGAAGGGTGAAGACGGAACCCAAGGCAGTAAATCTTACAATTCTTGGCTAGCCTGGTGGCGTAGCACCATTACCACAGATGACTTTTTGAAGTATCTCTCAACGCAG GAAAACGACTTCATGTCattgttatttcatttatacGACTCTGATAACGAGGATGATAATGACGAAGATGGAGATGAAGCTCGGCCGGACACCGTTCAGATGGCGTTGATGAG GGAAAGGGAAAAGAAGTTAGCTGAACTGAGGTCATTAAAAAGTGATTTTAAGCCGGGCGTTTGGAACGTAAATGCTGTCCTATTAGGAGGACTCGGAAAGGAGCCTGAGGTCGACG atAACGAGCTCCTGGCAAATATTAACGATGCCAGCTCAACCACATCTAGTAGACTGGCGCTAGGTGTGGCCGCTGGCTTACCCGCTTCAGCTGGTACCAGTTTGTATTCTTTAGCGTCTGTTGAGACTCGTGCTTCTCAAAGTCAGCGATTGGAAAGATCCCAGGGGGCGAGTTTAGCTGCGGGTGAAAAGATTCAGGCCTCTCGCTCAGTTAGTGCGCTAGCAGAAATGGCCAGCACAAGCGAG ATTGGCTCACTGTCCGCGCAAGACCGTTTGGAAAGAATCTGGACACTTCTCTACATGCCCGATGCCCAGAGACTAGACATGGCAATCAAGTACAGCGCCGAACCGTATAGTACCAAGCTGTTGGAT TCTTTAGTTGTCTGGGAAATTGCGACCGAGGCTGTATTAGAGCGCGAGAGTTTAATGACCAAAATTGAAGACTTTGAAAGAACTGCTTCAGATCCCAACAGATTCTTTGTTAAAG GTACAACCGGCTCGTCAGTTGAGCGAATAAGGGAATCTAGGACTCGAGAGTCATTTAACAAG CGCATGTCTAAAATTGAGAGTCACGTGAGAAGAGCAGTGAGGGATGTTCGGCTTCAATTTGATGACACAGTCACGTTTCAG GGTCGTCCGTACCTTGAAAAGATGAACCGGGACAGAACAGAGATGTTTTACTGGCTGCAACAGGAACGGCGGCAACAAGCACTGGACAGAGAACTGGTCAAAATGAGAGAGCTTACGCTAAAAACACCTGACTTGCCACCAATCCAAGCACATGCTATATtgtaa